The Candidatus Zixiibacteriota bacterium DNA segment CCTTTGCACAACGCCACAGACCCGATAGGCTTTAGCCGTCGGCTTACGGAAGGTGTGGCACTTGTAGAATCCTTTGACGTCGAATCCGACTTGTTCGAGCATCTCAATGATGCGTGCGTTGTCGTAAGCTCGTTCGACGTGCATTTCATCGAACCGGTCCCACATCTTTCCGACTTTGATAAAGCAAGTGGTCTCACACTCGGCGGCGTTCTTTTTTTCAAGGAAGTTGTTCCGCCATATCCAGGCAATGTCGTCCTGAGCACCGGCGTAGATTTGGCCACCCCACAAGATTCGAAGAGATGCTTCGGTGTTCATGTCAAAAATAAACCAGCCACCCGGTTCCAGATGCTCAAAGACTGAGCGGAAAGCAACTTTCAATTCGCGTGCATTCTTCAGGTAGTTCAACGAATCGTAGAAACAGGTCACCAGGTCAAAGCGACAAGTCGCTTTCCCGCGGCTATCGAGCAGCTTGAACTTTGGCAGGCTTTTTTGGTACAGTTTGATCTTGCGGCCTTTGAGTTTCTTCGCCGCCACGGCTAACATAGCCGCCGACTGATCCAGCCCCGATACGGTATACCCCCGGTCTGCGAATATCTCAAGGGCCGTACCGGTACCGCAACAGAGGTCCAGAATGTTTTTGGGTCGAATCTTGAATCGTTGGAATATCTTTTGGCAATACTCGGTCATCATGACCGAATGTTCATCGGCGCCCATCAGATCATAGACGCGGGCCAGTTGGCTGTATGGTTTGGAATTAGTGGACGGTTTCATGTACCCTTTCTTGACTATCAGCATTTTACGTCATTGCGAGCGAATCCGCGTTTCGCGGATGAGCGCGGCAATCTCATGCCTCGACTCCGCTCGCCCCTCGACTCCGCTCGGGGTGACACATGTGCAACAAATCGAGATTGCCGCGTCGCCCCCGCCTGTAGCGGGAGACTCCTCGCAATGACGCAGCCGAGGGTTAACGGACAAACCCTGCTGTGTATTG contains these protein-coding regions:
- a CDS encoding class I SAM-dependent methyltransferase — encoded protein: MLIVKKGYMKPSTNSKPYSQLARVYDLMGADEHSVMMTEYCQKIFQRFKIRPKNILDLCCGTGTALEIFADRGYTVSGLDQSAAMLAVAAKKLKGRKIKLYQKSLPKFKLLDSRGKATCRFDLVTCFYDSLNYLKNARELKVAFRSVFEHLEPGGWFIFDMNTEASLRILWGGQIYAGAQDDIAWIWRNNFLEKKNAAECETTCFIKVGKMWDRFDEMHVERAYDNARIIEMLEQVGFDVKGFYKCHTFRKPTAKAYRVCGVVQRPNGRR